Genomic DNA from Lysobacterales bacterium:
CGGTGCGGGCGGCGCGCTTGCGCACGCTGAAGGTGCCGAAGCCCACCAGGGACACGGTGTCGCCCTTCTTGAGCGCCTTCTTGACGACCTCGACCATCGCGTCGATGGCGCGGCCGGCGTCCGCCTTGGTGAGTTCGGCGGCGTCAGCGATTGCCGCGATCAGATCCTGCTTGTTCATTCAAGACTCCCGTTCTTATCGTAGTCGAGCTTGCGAAGATTCGAGCCTCGGGGCGGTTCGGCCTTCCGGCGCTCTCAGGGCAACAGGGGTGAACGCTCCGTTGCCGTGGCGCTTTTATACCAGCGGCCCATAGGGCGCGCAACAAGCAATCATGCGGGTTTCAGCCATTTCCGCCAGCGCCGGAGCGGGTCGCCGAGCAGGGCCTCA
This window encodes:
- a CDS encoding HU family DNA-binding protein, with protein sequence MNKQDLIAAIADAAELTKADAGRAIDAMVEVVKKALKKGDTVSLVGFGTFSVRKRAARTGRNPRTGQTIKIKASKSPAFKAGKALKDAVN